One genomic segment of Anticarsia gemmatalis isolate Benzon Research Colony breed Stoneville strain chromosome Z, ilAntGemm2 primary, whole genome shotgun sequence includes these proteins:
- the LOC142986439 gene encoding uncharacterized protein LOC142986439 — protein MANAKNTMNPEHHKMLQFVSLVERHPCLYNNFIVEHTDKDITDKAWAEIATIMNWTIPDCKFKWSNAKIEFIKNLGGKFTGPDDEPFYLFEKMQFIIPFVESSTANKNDELQIHLPYRTIKRKLIFNRKGQENPRKMFLLSLVPDVATLTDSNMRALKMDMLTMIQKYHQMQSTASVPAPTCEPVEVIMPRLQIVSPLVMSQPQPVRQPAPQPARQPAPQPARQPTPQPAPQPAPQPDPQPDPQPDPQPDPQPDQAADPQPDPQPAAQPPSTVQVAVQATVPPRRARNRRANNNSEVVEIL, from the exons ATGGCTAACGCGAAAAACACGATGAATCCTGAACATCACAAAATGCTTCAATTCGTGAGTCTAGTGGAACGGCATCCATGCCTCTACAATAACTTTATCGTAGAACACACAGATAAAGATATCACGGACAAAGCGTGGGCAGAAATAGCCACTATTATGAACTGGacaa ttccAGATTGCAAATTTAAATGGAGCAACGCAAAAATAGAGTTCATAAAAAACCTCGGGGGCAAATTTACTGGTCCAGATGACGAACCATTCTACTTGTTCGAGAAAATGCAATTTATTATCCCGTTTGTGGAATCATCAACCGCTAATAAAAATGATGAACTGCAGATTCATCTACCTTATCGAACAATAAAACGTAAGTTGATATTTAATCGAAAGGGTCAAGAGAATCCAAGAAAGATGTTCTTACTGAGTTTGGTACCAGATGTGGCGACATTGACTGACAGCAATATGAGGGCGCTGAAGATGGATATGTTGACAATGATACAAAAGTATCACCAGATGCAAAGTACAGCATCTGTTCCGGCTCCCACGTGTGAACCGGTGGAAGTGATTATGCCAAGACTGCAAATTGTCTCACCTTTGGTCATGAGTCAGCCACAGCCGGTTAGACAACCGGCTCCTCAGCCGGCTAGACAGCCGGCTCCACAGCCGGCTAGACAGCCGACTCCGCAGCCGGCTCCGCAGCCGGCTCCGCAGCCGGATCCGCAGCCGGATCCGCAGCCGGACCCGCAGCCGGATCCACAGCCGGATCAGGCTGCGGATCCGCAGCCGGATCCGCAGCCGGCTGCACAGCCTCCATCTACAGTGCAAGTCGCAGTGCAAGCCACTGTTCCACCGCGGCGTGCGCGTAACAGGCGTGCAAATAATAACAGTGAAGTGGTGGAGATATTGTAA